A genomic window from Candidatus Binatia bacterium includes:
- a CDS encoding Rieske 2Fe-2S domain-containing protein, whose product MADGDDPKHETPPELPPINRRGFLMGLGVTLNVVGAAMIGVPVVGYIAGALRQRSYQAWIPLGEVVDFPEGECRLASYENPFTVPWDGFTAKVPCWVRRKGPSEFQVFAINCAHLGCPVRWFPESQLFMCPCHGGVYYADGSRASGPPPRGLYEYEYELRGKELWVRGGNIPTLSGPV is encoded by the coding sequence ATGGCTGACGGGGACGACCCCAAGCACGAAACGCCGCCGGAACTCCCACCGATCAATCGACGGGGGTTTCTGATGGGGCTCGGGGTCACTCTGAACGTGGTCGGAGCCGCGATGATCGGAGTCCCGGTCGTCGGCTACATCGCCGGTGCTCTCCGACAGCGCTCCTATCAGGCTTGGATTCCGCTCGGAGAAGTCGTGGACTTCCCCGAGGGCGAGTGTCGACTCGCCAGCTACGAGAACCCGTTTACCGTGCCTTGGGACGGCTTCACCGCGAAGGTGCCCTGCTGGGTTCGCCGAAAAGGACCGAGCGAGTTCCAGGTCTTCGCGATCAACTGCGCGCATCTCGGTTGCCCGGTACGCTGGTTCCCCGAGTCGCAGCTCTTCATGTGTCCGTGTCACGGCGGCGTTTACTATGCCGACGGCTCGCGCGCGTCGGGTCCGCCGCCACGGGGCCTCTATGAGTACGAGTACGAGCTGCGTGGCAAGGAACTCTGGGTACGCGGCGGCAATATCCCCACGCTGTCGGGCCCGGTCTGA
- a CDS encoding cytochrome b N-terminal domain-containing protein has translation MSSPTPPPEHKSKLAQIGDWFDMRLSFRESILPPIVHEIPSSSGSWWYVFGSATLLCFVMQIVTGVCLALVYVPAADQAWNSLDYLNYQQPLGWFLRGLHFWGSNFMVTLMTIHLVQVFLFGAFKYPRELTWVVGCVLFLCTIGMAFTGQVMRFDQDAYWGLGIGIAIMGRFPVVGESLVHLVLGGPIIGAEALSRFFTLHVFVIPGVLLMLIGLHLWLVIKVGINEWPMPGRLVTREKYMDEYHAEIARDGEPFVPQGVRKDLVFSGIVLIALFAAAAILGPDGPNGQPDPTLINTVPRPDFFFLWLFAALALLPPYLETPLILTAPLVLIAAAFLLPFYSNVGEKSWKRRPGAWILVITVFLMLGTLAYLGLSSPWSPHMDAWSSVPTPIQYVKGRTPLELQGALLLQQKQCRNCHSLGGQGGLRGPALDDIATIQTKDEMIRQVLQGDGNMPAYGKHLKPEEVTALIAFLETMHPGYEPVQRNSTVPSVPGEPG, from the coding sequence ATGAGTTCCCCCACGCCACCGCCGGAGCACAAGAGCAAGCTCGCGCAGATTGGCGACTGGTTCGACATGCGCCTGTCGTTCCGCGAGTCGATCCTCCCGCCGATCGTACACGAGATCCCCAGCAGCTCAGGAAGCTGGTGGTACGTCTTCGGCAGCGCGACGCTTCTGTGCTTCGTCATGCAGATCGTCACGGGCGTGTGCCTCGCGCTGGTGTACGTCCCCGCGGCTGATCAGGCCTGGAATAGCCTCGACTATCTGAACTACCAGCAGCCGCTCGGTTGGTTCCTGCGAGGGCTACACTTCTGGGGCTCGAACTTCATGGTCACGCTCATGACCATCCACCTCGTGCAGGTCTTCCTGTTCGGGGCGTTCAAGTACCCGCGTGAGCTCACATGGGTCGTCGGGTGCGTTCTGTTTCTCTGTACGATCGGCATGGCGTTCACCGGGCAGGTCATGCGCTTTGACCAAGACGCGTACTGGGGGCTCGGGATCGGCATCGCGATCATGGGGCGCTTTCCCGTCGTCGGGGAGTCGCTCGTGCATCTGGTCCTCGGCGGACCAATCATCGGTGCGGAGGCGCTGTCCCGTTTCTTTACGCTGCACGTGTTCGTGATCCCGGGCGTCCTTCTCATGCTGATCGGCCTTCACCTCTGGTTGGTGATCAAGGTCGGGATCAACGAGTGGCCGATGCCGGGGCGCCTCGTTACGCGCGAAAAGTACATGGACGAGTATCACGCCGAGATCGCACGGGACGGCGAACCTTTCGTGCCGCAGGGCGTGCGCAAGGACCTCGTCTTCTCCGGGATCGTCCTTATCGCGTTGTTCGCGGCGGCGGCGATTCTCGGCCCGGATGGTCCCAACGGCCAGCCGGACCCGACGCTTATCAACACCGTGCCGCGTCCGGATTTCTTCTTCCTATGGCTCTTCGCGGCTCTCGCGCTCCTGCCTCCGTATTTGGAGACACCACTGATTCTCACGGCGCCCCTGGTGCTGATCGCAGCGGCGTTTCTTCTGCCGTTCTACTCGAATGTCGGAGAAAAGAGCTGGAAGCGTCGTCCGGGCGCGTGGATCCTCGTGATCACCGTGTTCCTGATGCTCGGCACGCTTGCGTATCTCGGGCTGTCGTCGCCGTGGTCGCCGCACATGGATGCATGGAGCTCGGTGCCCACGCCGATTCAGTACGTGAAAGGCAGGACGCCTCTCGAACTCCAAGGAGCGCTTCTCCTGCAACAGAAGCAATGTCGGAACTGTCACAGCCTCGGAGGACAGGGCGGGTTGCGCGGTCCGGCGCTCGACGACATCGCGACGATTCAGACAAAGGACGAGATGATTCGTCAGGTGCTCCAGGGTGACGGCAATATGCCGGCGTACGGTAAGCACCTGAAGCCCGAAGAAGTCACGGCTTTGATCGCGTTCCTCGAGACGATGCACCCGGGGTACGAGCCGGTGCAAAGGAACTCGACGGTTCCGTCGGTCCCCGGCGAGCCGGGGTGA
- a CDS encoding cytochrome c oxidase assembly protein, which yields MNPVASAAIASWRFEPWLLLALVATAWIYLRGRRRLVRDLPERLPPWRGVCFVSGLAVFFVAVASPLDAFADLLLQVHMTQHFLLMMVAPPLLWLGRPELPLLHGLPHVARRDGLGPFLGWRVLHRVRAFLTHPVVCWLAFAGAMWIWHLPALYETALRDPFWHEAEHASFFFASLLFWFPVIQPWPSRPRWSRWMMVPYLFLASLQATAFSALFVFSGRVIYPVYANAPRLGGMSALEDQKIAGAVMWVPGSFVLLASTMLLVVSLLAPKLVRPGAPAVAAPIPNAPRRGTDVLRWPGIGAVLRARSGRAVMQVVLLLIAAVVIVDGFFGPQMGAMSLAGVVPWTYARAGIVIGLLLAGNLFCMACPFLLPRTVGRKFFAPSRAWPAVLRSKWFAVALFVLYLWGYEVFALWDSPLWTAWILLGYFVTAFVVDGLFKGASFCKYVCPIGQFNFVGSLISPLEVTVRSADACGTCTTQDCIRGREGAPGCELDLFLPAKVGNLDCTFCMDCVRACPHDNVGLLPRLPASELIVDPPRAGLGRLGARPDVAALALVVVFGAFVNAAGMVEPVVAGLQSVSSSLGFSSTAPAFTVFLLMTLIVLPLALAATGRWWGRLLIPELGGRTLLCRLALALVPLGMAMWADHFLFHLVTGAGAALPTSVRALGDVGMSTGPPDWSAAHSMAAPGDGFRSVQILLLDLGLLASLYLGWRVVRPGAERLSSALAALAPWATVASLLFVAGVWILFQPMEMRGMIMP from the coding sequence GTGAACCCGGTCGCGTCCGCTGCAATTGCTTCCTGGCGGTTCGAGCCGTGGCTCCTGCTCGCCCTCGTCGCGACGGCGTGGATCTATCTGCGCGGCCGGCGACGGTTGGTGCGGGATCTTCCGGAGCGCCTCCCGCCGTGGCGCGGGGTCTGCTTCGTTTCCGGGCTCGCGGTGTTCTTCGTTGCGGTCGCGTCGCCCCTCGATGCGTTTGCGGACCTGTTGCTCCAGGTTCACATGACGCAGCACTTTCTCCTCATGATGGTGGCTCCCCCGCTTCTGTGGCTCGGCCGGCCGGAGCTGCCGCTCCTCCACGGACTGCCGCACGTCGCGCGCCGAGACGGACTCGGTCCGTTTCTCGGTTGGCGGGTGTTGCACCGGGTGCGGGCCTTCTTGACGCACCCCGTCGTCTGTTGGCTCGCCTTCGCGGGGGCCATGTGGATCTGGCACCTGCCTGCGCTGTATGAGACCGCGCTGCGCGATCCGTTCTGGCACGAGGCCGAGCACGCGAGCTTCTTCTTTGCCTCTCTCTTGTTCTGGTTCCCCGTGATTCAGCCGTGGCCCAGTCGGCCGCGCTGGTCTCGGTGGATGATGGTGCCGTACCTCTTTCTGGCCTCGCTACAGGCGACCGCCTTCTCCGCACTCTTCGTGTTCTCCGGGCGGGTGATCTACCCCGTGTACGCGAACGCTCCGAGGCTCGGTGGGATGTCCGCGTTGGAGGATCAGAAGATTGCCGGCGCGGTGATGTGGGTCCCCGGCTCGTTCGTTCTCCTGGCGTCGACGATGCTCCTCGTCGTGTCCCTACTCGCGCCGAAGTTGGTACGGCCCGGGGCTCCTGCGGTTGCGGCGCCGATCCCGAACGCCCCGCGCAGGGGGACCGACGTCCTGCGCTGGCCCGGTATCGGCGCGGTTCTACGTGCCCGTTCGGGACGGGCGGTGATGCAGGTGGTTCTCCTGTTGATCGCGGCCGTCGTCATCGTCGACGGCTTCTTTGGGCCGCAGATGGGCGCGATGAGCCTCGCGGGTGTTGTGCCGTGGACCTACGCTCGTGCCGGCATCGTCATCGGTCTGCTCCTCGCTGGGAACCTGTTCTGCATGGCGTGCCCCTTCCTGTTGCCGCGAACGGTGGGTCGAAAATTCTTCGCGCCGTCGCGAGCGTGGCCGGCGGTGCTGCGGTCGAAGTGGTTCGCGGTGGCGCTCTTCGTGCTCTATCTCTGGGGCTACGAGGTCTTCGCTCTGTGGGACAGCCCGCTGTGGACGGCGTGGATCCTGCTCGGGTACTTCGTCACGGCGTTCGTGGTCGACGGACTGTTCAAGGGCGCGAGCTTCTGCAAGTACGTTTGCCCGATCGGGCAGTTCAACTTCGTAGGCAGCCTCATCTCACCGCTCGAGGTCACCGTCCGCTCTGCGGACGCTTGTGGGACGTGCACGACGCAGGACTGCATTCGTGGCCGTGAGGGTGCGCCTGGATGTGAGCTCGACCTGTTCCTTCCGGCGAAGGTCGGAAATCTGGACTGCACGTTCTGCATGGACTGCGTACGCGCGTGCCCTCACGACAACGTAGGCCTCCTGCCTCGCTTGCCCGCGAGCGAGCTGATCGTGGACCCGCCTCGGGCGGGGCTCGGCCGCCTTGGCGCGCGTCCGGATGTCGCAGCGCTCGCGTTGGTCGTAGTTTTCGGTGCGTTCGTGAACGCAGCCGGGATGGTCGAGCCCGTCGTCGCCGGTCTCCAGAGCGTGTCGAGTTCGTTGGGGTTCTCGTCGACAGCTCCGGCCTTCACGGTCTTTTTACTGATGACGCTGATCGTGCTTCCTCTAGCCCTTGCGGCGACCGGGCGCTGGTGGGGCCGGCTGCTGATACCGGAGCTCGGCGGCCGCACACTACTCTGCCGCCTCGCGCTCGCGCTCGTACCGCTCGGTATGGCGATGTGGGCCGATCACTTCCTGTTCCATCTCGTGACCGGCGCCGGGGCGGCTCTGCCCACGTCCGTGCGCGCGCTGGGTGACGTCGGGATGTCCACGGGCCCGCCCGACTGGTCGGCGGCTCACTCGATGGCGGCCCCCGGCGACGGCTTTCGGTCGGTGCAGATCCTTCTCCTCGATCTCGGCCTGCTCGCGAGCCTGTACCTGGGTTGGCGCGTCGTCCGGCCCGGCGCGGAACGGCTCTCTTCGGCTCTGGCCGCGCTTGCTCCCTGGGCGACGGTAGCGAGCCTACTCTTCGTTGCAGGCGTCTGGATCCTCTTCCAGCCGATGGAGATGCGCGGCATGATCATGCCTTGA
- a CDS encoding AarF/UbiB family protein, translating into MRSRPRRFIAQGWLVARVYVGYKWVQLLGKLGRNTDAALDRRHQRSAEAIYELSVRLEGLPIKVCQFLGARADVLPKPYVEVLSLLQDRVPPRSMDEIEPFIRAEIGKPLDEVFAELDREPIASASLAQVHRARLHDGREVAVKVQYPEIEEVVMNDLENFKFFVKVLSKIERNFDFTVVIREVEKYVPLELDFLHEAKNAEKMKACLAKRTDVFVPGVIREFSARRVLLTEYAPGVRVTDLDGLRAAGVEPQAMADLLIDLFSEMVLVHGFFHADPHPGNLLVQPDGRLVVLDFGLAKDFEPGFREGITKLVLSIMTNDKVQIGLAFRELGFKTKREDDASLALLGEAFLGWALRNQKSYAEPSMLQHFNEALPEAMKDNPLVEVPSDILLVGRVSGLLSGIGKQLGSHVDIGAALLPYLAAAPAPSSPPESTGGA; encoded by the coding sequence ATGCGCTCTCGTCCACGCCGGTTCATCGCCCAGGGCTGGCTCGTGGCCCGGGTCTACGTGGGCTACAAGTGGGTCCAACTCCTCGGGAAGCTCGGCCGCAACACCGATGCGGCGCTGGATCGCCGGCATCAGCGAAGTGCCGAAGCGATCTACGAACTCTCGGTCCGGCTGGAAGGCCTGCCCATCAAGGTCTGTCAGTTCCTGGGAGCGCGAGCCGATGTGCTCCCCAAACCGTACGTCGAGGTGCTGTCGCTCCTGCAGGACCGGGTGCCGCCACGGTCGATGGACGAGATCGAGCCGTTCATCCGTGCGGAGATCGGCAAGCCGCTTGACGAGGTCTTCGCCGAGCTCGATCGCGAACCGATCGCGTCCGCGTCCCTCGCCCAGGTTCACCGCGCGCGCCTGCACGACGGCCGCGAGGTCGCCGTCAAGGTCCAGTACCCGGAGATCGAAGAGGTCGTCATGAACGATCTCGAGAACTTCAAGTTCTTCGTAAAGGTCCTGTCCAAGATCGAACGCAACTTCGATTTCACAGTCGTCATTCGTGAGGTCGAGAAGTACGTCCCGCTCGAACTGGACTTCCTGCACGAGGCGAAGAACGCCGAAAAGATGAAAGCCTGTCTCGCCAAGCGCACGGACGTGTTTGTCCCCGGCGTCATTCGGGAGTTCAGCGCGCGACGCGTGTTGCTGACGGAGTACGCACCCGGCGTCCGCGTGACCGACCTCGACGGCCTTCGCGCAGCCGGGGTCGAGCCGCAGGCCATGGCCGACCTCCTGATCGACCTGTTCAGCGAGATGGTTCTGGTACACGGCTTCTTCCACGCCGACCCGCACCCGGGGAATCTTCTCGTCCAACCCGACGGACGCCTCGTCGTGCTCGACTTCGGCCTCGCGAAGGACTTCGAACCGGGCTTCCGCGAGGGAATCACGAAGCTCGTGCTCTCGATCATGACGAACGACAAGGTCCAGATCGGGCTCGCCTTCCGCGAGCTCGGCTTCAAGACGAAACGAGAAGACGACGCGAGCCTCGCCCTTCTCGGCGAAGCCTTCCTCGGCTGGGCCCTCCGGAATCAGAAGTCATACGCCGAGCCCTCGATGCTCCAGCACTTCAACGAAGCGCTCCCCGAGGCGATGAAGGACAACCCTCTCGTCGAAGTCCCCAGCGACATCCTGCTCGTAGGACGCGTATCCGGCCTCCTCTCGGGAATCGGCAAGCAGCTGGGCTCACACGTCGACATCGGAGCGGCGCTCCTGCCCTACCTCGCTGCGGCGCCCGCGCCTTCCAGTCCGCCCGAGTCCACGGGCGGAGCCTGA
- the acnA gene encoding aconitate hydratase AcnA: MTQNTTQHSLFDTLTDLSAPAGGKYYSLPQLEKAGIAEISRLPVSIRIVLESVLRNYDGQQITEDDVRALANWAPTGERTDEIPFVVARVLLQDLTGVPLLVDLAAMRSKVAELGKDPNLIEPLVPVDLVVDHSIQVDVAGVSHALTRNMEIEFQRNRERYQFLKWGMQAFDTFKVIPPGIGICHQVNLEHLAPGVLSKNDVYYPDTLVGTDSHTTMINGLGIVGWGVGGIEAEAGMLGQPIYFLTPDVVGVHLTGSLPEGATATDMVLRVTELLRQTKVVGKFVEYFGEGAANLPVQDRATISNMSPEYGATMGFFPVDEQTCTYLEATGRSAEQVENVRNYFTAQGMFGMPAAGDCEYSQIVEIDLSTIVPAVAGPRRPQDRIEVTNLKERFDELLGAPLTDGGWNKSADDLGKSAPVQLNGHKETLSDGDVVIAAITSCTNTSNPSVMLAAGLVAKKATAKGLTVRPTVKASLAPGSRVVSDYLEKTGLQQHLDTLGFDLVGYGCTTCIGNSGPLDPKIEEAIDGHDVVAASVLSGNRNFEARVHQKVRANFLASPPLVVAYALAGTVDIDLSKEPLGKDTEGNDVLMKDIWPSQDEIRDCLFSATDPETYRRLYSDFSDQNPLWNDIPSSAGDVYAWDADSTYIQNPPFFDSFGPEPGTAADVVGARALAVFGDSVTTDHISPAGAIKPDSPAGRYLQENGVGIKDFNSYGSRRGNDRIMTRGTFANVRIKNRMVPGVEGGVTKHQPDGEQMDIYDAAMKYKEEGTPLVVLAGQEYGTGSSRDWAAKGTQILGAKAVVAQSFERIHRSNLVFMGVLPCQFADGTGPETLDLDGTESYDLTGLAGGIQPRMSLTLTITRADGKTEQHPVTLRIDTPIEVDYYLNGGILPYVLRQLMD; the protein is encoded by the coding sequence ATGACGCAGAACACAACGCAGCACTCGCTCTTCGATACCCTCACGGATCTCTCGGCCCCCGCGGGCGGGAAGTACTACTCCCTGCCGCAGCTCGAGAAGGCGGGGATCGCCGAGATTTCGCGCCTGCCGGTGTCGATCCGGATCGTTCTCGAGTCCGTTCTGCGTAACTACGACGGGCAGCAGATCACCGAGGACGATGTTCGCGCCCTGGCCAACTGGGCGCCAACCGGCGAGCGCACGGACGAGATCCCGTTCGTCGTCGCGCGCGTTCTTCTCCAGGACCTCACTGGCGTTCCTCTTCTGGTCGACCTCGCGGCGATGCGCTCGAAGGTCGCCGAGCTCGGCAAGGACCCGAACCTGATCGAGCCCCTCGTCCCGGTCGACCTCGTCGTCGATCACTCCATCCAGGTCGACGTCGCGGGCGTCTCGCACGCACTCACGCGCAACATGGAGATCGAGTTCCAGCGCAACCGCGAGCGGTACCAGTTCCTCAAGTGGGGCATGCAGGCATTCGACACGTTCAAGGTCATCCCGCCGGGCATCGGCATTTGTCACCAGGTGAACCTCGAGCACCTCGCACCAGGCGTCCTCTCGAAGAACGACGTCTACTACCCAGACACCCTCGTCGGCACAGACTCGCACACCACGATGATCAACGGACTCGGCATCGTCGGTTGGGGCGTCGGCGGCATCGAGGCCGAGGCCGGAATGCTAGGGCAACCGATCTACTTCCTCACGCCGGACGTGGTCGGTGTCCACCTCACCGGCAGCCTTCCCGAAGGCGCGACGGCAACCGACATGGTCCTGCGCGTCACCGAGCTTCTGCGACAGACGAAGGTCGTCGGCAAGTTCGTCGAGTACTTCGGCGAGGGAGCGGCCAATCTCCCCGTTCAGGATCGCGCGACAATCTCGAACATGTCTCCCGAATACGGTGCGACGATGGGCTTCTTCCCCGTCGACGAGCAGACGTGCACGTACCTCGAGGCGACGGGCCGGTCGGCCGAACAGGTCGAGAACGTGCGAAACTACTTCACCGCACAGGGCATGTTTGGCATGCCCGCCGCGGGCGACTGCGAATACAGCCAGATCGTCGAGATCGATCTCTCCACGATCGTTCCCGCCGTCGCTGGACCGCGCCGCCCCCAGGATCGGATCGAGGTCACCAACCTGAAGGAACGCTTCGACGAGCTGCTGGGCGCCCCTCTGACCGACGGCGGCTGGAACAAGAGCGCAGACGACCTCGGAAAGAGCGCCCCCGTGCAACTCAATGGGCATAAGGAGACGCTCAGCGACGGCGACGTCGTCATCGCTGCGATCACCTCGTGTACGAACACCTCCAACCCGAGCGTGATGCTCGCCGCCGGCCTGGTGGCGAAGAAGGCCACGGCGAAGGGGCTCACGGTACGGCCCACCGTGAAGGCATCCCTCGCTCCCGGCTCCCGCGTCGTCTCCGACTACCTCGAGAAGACCGGCCTGCAGCAACACCTCGACACTCTCGGCTTCGACCTCGTCGGCTACGGGTGCACGACGTGCATCGGGAACTCCGGCCCGCTCGATCCGAAGATCGAGGAAGCCATCGACGGGCATGACGTCGTCGCGGCGAGCGTTCTTTCCGGAAACCGGAACTTCGAGGCACGCGTTCATCAGAAGGTCCGCGCGAACTTCCTCGCGAGCCCGCCCCTCGTCGTCGCATACGCGCTGGCCGGCACTGTCGACATCGACTTGTCAAAGGAGCCGCTGGGCAAGGACACCGAGGGCAACGACGTTCTCATGAAGGACATCTGGCCTTCGCAGGACGAGATCCGCGACTGCCTGTTCTCGGCGACCGACCCGGAGACGTACCGCCGCCTCTACTCGGACTTCAGCGACCAGAACCCGCTGTGGAACGACATCCCGTCGAGCGCCGGCGACGTCTACGCCTGGGACGCCGACTCGACCTACATTCAGAACCCGCCGTTCTTCGACAGCTTCGGCCCCGAGCCCGGCACCGCGGCGGACGTCGTCGGCGCTCGTGCCCTGGCCGTCTTCGGCGACTCCGTCACGACCGACCACATCAGCCCCGCCGGAGCGATCAAGCCAGATTCGCCGGCCGGCCGCTATCTCCAGGAGAACGGCGTCGGCATCAAGGATTTCAACAGCTACGGCTCGCGACGAGGCAACGACCGCATCATGACCCGCGGCACGTTCGCCAACGTCCGCATCAAGAATCGGATGGTCCCGGGTGTCGAGGGCGGCGTGACGAAGCACCAGCCCGACGGCGAGCAGATGGACATCTACGACGCAGCGATGAAGTACAAAGAGGAAGGCACGCCGCTGGTCGTGCTCGCCGGACAAGAATACGGCACGGGAAGCTCACGCGACTGGGCGGCAAAGGGAACGCAGATCCTCGGCGCGAAGGCGGTCGTGGCGCAGAGCTTCGAGCGCATCCACCGCTCGAACCTGGTGTTCATGGGCGTGCTCCCGTGTCAGTTCGCCGACGGCACCGGCCCCGAGACGCTCGACCTCGACGGCACGGAGTCGTACGACCTCACCGGCCTCGCAGGCGGCATCCAGCCGCGCATGAGCCTCACGCTCACGATCACGCGGGCCGACGGCAAGACCGAGCAACACCCGGTTACCCTGCGCATCGATACCCCGATCGAGGTCGACTACTACCTAAACGGCGGCATCCTGCCTTACGTCCTCAGGCAGTTGATGGACTGA
- a CDS encoding amine dehydrogenase large subunit, which yields MRWVANLGRLVVAGWLAMGLGGCATESVGEIPPVAVSDAAEDWGQVATVPSGRPDHRVWVQDRVLQHSLLFDGDTGEMLGAVDTASGVGARPVYAAQGRGEVYSIETYYSRGLRGARTDQVVVYDAKDLAVQAEIEIPPTAADTGQGIALGAVLDGERFFVALNQSPGSSVSIIDLEERRLVTEIVTGGCSMVYAVGPQRFGMLCGDGTALLVELDAQGNEVRTTSSDTFFDVVADPVTVSGVRDGTTWSFASFDGMLHQIDFSGEKPVARKPWSLFTEAERKAEWKVGGFQHLALHWASGRLYSVVHQTDKTGTHKDPGLAIWVYDSKTHERVMEIEAPNVLIPFVRPFLEIEKDSFAVRVLGYLLPPPGVHTIAVTQDDAPLLFARNVDLGAVGVLDAMSGEHLRDLEQVGLSGATLVVP from the coding sequence ATGCGTTGGGTTGCGAATCTGGGTCGCCTGGTCGTTGCGGGGTGGCTCGCGATGGGTCTCGGAGGCTGCGCCACCGAGTCGGTCGGGGAGATTCCGCCCGTCGCCGTGTCGGACGCCGCCGAGGATTGGGGGCAGGTCGCGACGGTGCCGAGCGGTCGTCCGGATCACCGGGTCTGGGTCCAGGATAGGGTACTGCAGCACTCTCTTCTGTTCGACGGAGACACCGGTGAGATGTTGGGCGCGGTGGACACGGCGAGCGGTGTCGGTGCGCGGCCGGTCTACGCCGCCCAGGGCCGCGGCGAGGTCTACTCGATCGAGACGTACTATTCGCGTGGCTTGCGCGGAGCGCGCACCGACCAGGTCGTCGTCTACGATGCGAAAGATCTCGCCGTGCAGGCGGAGATCGAGATCCCTCCCACGGCCGCCGACACCGGGCAGGGGATCGCGCTGGGTGCGGTTCTCGACGGCGAGCGCTTCTTCGTGGCGCTGAACCAATCGCCCGGCTCCTCGGTCTCCATCATCGATCTCGAGGAGCGGCGGCTCGTGACGGAGATCGTGACGGGTGGCTGTTCGATGGTCTACGCGGTCGGGCCCCAGCGCTTCGGCATGCTCTGTGGCGATGGGACCGCGCTCCTGGTCGAGTTGGATGCGCAGGGAAACGAGGTTCGGACGACTTCGAGCGATACTTTTTTTGACGTGGTGGCCGACCCGGTCACGGTCTCAGGCGTGCGCGACGGCACCACGTGGTCGTTCGCTTCATTCGACGGCATGCTCCACCAGATCGATTTCTCGGGTGAGAAGCCCGTCGCGCGCAAGCCCTGGTCGCTCTTCACCGAAGCCGAACGAAAGGCCGAGTGGAAGGTCGGTGGCTTCCAGCATCTGGCCCTGCATTGGGCTTCGGGTCGGCTCTACTCGGTCGTCCATCAGACGGACAAAACGGGAACTCACAAGGATCCCGGTCTGGCGATCTGGGTTTACGATTCCAAAACGCACGAGCGCGTGATGGAGATCGAAGCGCCGAACGTGCTGATACCGTTTGTCCGGCCCTTCCTCGAAATCGAGAAGGACAGCTTCGCCGTAAGGGTTCTGGGTTACCTCTTGCCTCCACCGGGGGTCCACACGATCGCGGTCACGCAGGACGACGCGCCATTGCTGTTCGCCCGCAACGTCGATTTGGGCGCGGTCGGCGTGTTGGATGCGATGTCCGGCGAGCACCTGCGCGACCTCGAGCAGGTCGGTCTTTCGGGCGCGACCCTGGTGGTGCCGTGA
- a CDS encoding MauE/DoxX family redox-associated membrane protein, translating to MTLDPLLDGTLRGSLALLFAWSASHKWRDLPRFAAVVREYEVLPVGLERPAALVLGAFEVVIAIALLVPAAHGSSSVAAAALLAIYTAGIILNLARGRRDLDCGCFGPAQRQPLSEWLVLRNVLLLLAALVVGLPAGARSLSALDAFAGIAGCTTLAMLWTSANQLVSQWPRMQAVRRSP from the coding sequence GTGACGCTCGACCCATTGCTCGATGGGACGCTTCGCGGTTCCCTCGCACTGCTGTTCGCCTGGTCGGCGAGTCACAAGTGGCGGGATCTGCCTCGCTTCGCCGCGGTGGTGCGTGAGTACGAGGTGTTGCCGGTGGGTCTGGAACGTCCGGCGGCCTTGGTTCTCGGTGCTTTTGAGGTCGTGATTGCGATTGCGCTTCTGGTGCCGGCCGCACATGGATCGTCGAGTGTTGCGGCGGCCGCTCTGCTGGCGATCTACACGGCGGGCATCATTCTCAATCTGGCGCGCGGCCGGCGTGATCTCGATTGTGGGTGCTTCGGTCCCGCCCAGCGCCAGCCGCTCAGCGAATGGCTCGTGCTCCGCAACGTTCTGCTTCTCTTGGCGGCACTCGTCGTCGGGTTGCCGGCCGGGGCTCGGTCGCTATCCGCCCTCGACGCCTTCGCGGGCATAGCAGGGTGCACGACGCTCGCGATGCTCTGGACCTCGGCCAATCAGCTCGTATCGCAGTGGCCGCGCATGCAGGCTGTCCGGAGGTCGCCATGA
- the mauD gene encoding methylamine dehydrogenase accessory protein MauD: MIEALVISNVLLWVVVLVLAAIVVALARQVGVLHERVAPVGALATAEGPAVGDAAPQFDLVDVEGREWSLGGAREAATLLFFVSPTCPVCKTLLPTVERVVGREGAVSLMLASDGPIEEHRSFVQKHALDRFPYILSTELGRAFQVAKLPYAVLIDEAGVVRAKGIVNTREHVESLFAASGLGVASIQEYLDQRTSRAEAV, translated from the coding sequence ATGATCGAGGCTCTCGTGATTTCCAACGTGCTGCTCTGGGTCGTGGTGCTCGTGCTCGCCGCGATCGTCGTGGCGCTCGCGCGGCAAGTCGGAGTTCTGCACGAGCGCGTCGCGCCGGTGGGCGCGCTCGCGACCGCGGAGGGGCCGGCCGTCGGCGACGCCGCGCCCCAGTTCGATCTGGTGGACGTCGAGGGGCGCGAATGGAGTCTCGGAGGCGCGCGTGAAGCCGCGACGCTTCTGTTTTTCGTGTCGCCGACCTGTCCGGTCTGCAAGACGCTCCTGCCGACAGTCGAACGGGTGGTCGGCCGCGAGGGTGCGGTATCCCTGATGCTCGCGAGCGACGGGCCGATCGAGGAGCATCGCTCGTTCGTCCAAAAGCACGCGCTCGACCGGTTCCCGTACATCCTCTCGACTGAACTCGGACGAGCCTTTCAGGTGGCGAAGCTCCCGTACGCCGTCCTCATCGACGAGGCCGGGGTGGTTCGAGCCAAGGGCATCGTGAACACCCGGGAGCACGTGGAGAGCCTCTTCGCGGCAAGTGGTCTCGGGGTGGCGTCGATCCAGGAATATCTCGACCAGCGCACGTCTCGCGCGGAAGCGGTGTAG